In the Pan paniscus chromosome 8, NHGRI_mPanPan1-v2.0_pri, whole genome shotgun sequence genome, one interval contains:
- the ZNF518A gene encoding zinc finger protein 518A isoform X1 — MPSEQKQLFCDEKQTTLKKDYDVKNEIVDRSAPKPKISGSIHYELKNVKIDLPKINIPNEVLLKHEVDKYRKLFQSKQQTARKSISIKTVSCVEECTLLHKSERAEEEGVKMSAKILNFSCLKCRDNTRYSPNDLQKHFQMWHHGELPSYPCEMCNFSANDFQVFKQHRRTHRSTLVKCDICNNESVYTLLNLTKHFTSTHCVNGNFQCEKCKFSTQDVGTFVQHIHRHNEIHYKCGKCHHVCFTKGELQKHLHIHSGTFPFTCQYCSYGATRREHLVRHVITLHKEHLYAKEKLEKDKYEKRMAKTSAGLKLILKRYKIGASRKTFWKRKKINSGSDRSIEKNTQVLKKMNKTQTKSEDQSHVVQEHLSEEKDERPHCENNDKAPESESEKPTPLSTGQGNRAEEGPNASSGFMKTAVLGPTPKNVMMKNNKQAASPNYNAKFMGFKMMDGKQHIVLKLVPIKQNVCSPGSQSGAAKDSTANLQPQTLDTNGFLTGVTTELNDTVYMKAATPFSCSSSILSGKASSEKEMTLISQRNNMLQTMDYEKSVSSLSATSELVTASVNLTTKFETRDNVDFWGNHLTQSHPEVLGTTIKSPHKVNCVAKPNAYNSGDMHNYCINYGNSELPVESSNQGSLPFHNYSKVNNSNKRRRFSGTAVYENPQRESSSSKTVVQQPISESFLSLVRQESSKPDSLLASISLLNDKDGTLKAKSEIEEQYVLEKGQNIDGQNLYSNENQNLECATEKSKWEDFSNVDSPMMPRITSVFSLQSQQASEFLPPEVNQLLQDVLKIKPDVKQDSSNTPNKGLPLHCDQPFQKHEREGKIVESSKDFKVQGIFRVPPGSVGINVPTNDLNLKFGKEKQVSSIPQDVRDSEKMPRISGFGTLLKTQSDAIITQQLVKDKLRATTHNSGSFYMQSPLLNSEQKKTIIVQTSKGFLIPLNITNKPGLPVIPGNALPLVNSQGIPASLFVNKKPEMILTLNNGKLDGVSAVKTEGAPARGTVTKEPCKTPILKVEPNNNCLTPGLCSSIGSCLSMKSSSENTLPLKGPYILKPTSSVKAVLIPNMLSEQQSTKLNISGSVKQQNEIFPKPPLYTFLPDGKQAVFLKCVMPNKTELLKPKLVQNSTYQNIQPKKPEGTPQRILLKIFNPVLNVTAANNLSVSNSASSLQKDNIPSNQIIGGEQKEPESSRDALPFLLDDLMPANEIVITSTATCPESSEEPICVSDCSESRVLRCKTNCTIERNFNRKKTSKKIFSKTKTHGSKDSETAFVSRNRNCKRKCRDSYQEPPRRKATLHRKCKEKAKPEDVRETFGFSRPRLSKDSIRTLRLFPFSSKQLVKCPRRNQPVVVLNHPDADAPEVVSVMKTIAKFNGHVLKVSLSKRTINALLKPVCYNPPKTTYDDFSKRHKTFKPVSSVKERFVLKLTLKKTSKNNYQIVKTTSENILKAKFNCWFCGRVFDNQDTWAGHGQRHLMEATRDWNMLE, encoded by the coding sequence ATGCCATCTGAACAGAAACAGTTATTTTGTGATGAAAaacaaactactttaaaaaaagattatgatGTGAAAAATGAGATAGTTGATAGGTCGGCACCTAAACCAAAAATTTCAGGAAGTATTCATTATGaactaaaaaatgtgaaaattgatttgccaaaaataaatattccaaatGAAGTCCTATTGAAACATGAAGTtgacaaatacagaaaattatttcagagTAAACAGCAGACTGCAAGAAAATCTATCAGTATAAAGACTGTAAGCTGTGTAGAGGAGTGTACATTGCTTCATAAGTCTGAGAGAGCTGAAGAAGAGGGTGTAAAAATGTCTGCAAAAATACTCAATTTCAGCTGTTTAAAATGCCGAGACAACACTCGATATAGCCCAAATGATTTGCAGAAACACTTTCAAATGTGGCACCATGGCGAATTACCTTCATATCCTTGTGAAATGTGCAACTTTTCAGCAAATGACTTTCAGGTATTTAAACAACACAGACGAACCCATAGAAGCACTTTAGTAAAATGTGACATTTGTAACAATGAGAGTGTATATACTTTACTGAACTTGACAAAGCATTTCACATCCACACATTGTGTTAATGgtaattttcaatgtgaaaagtGTAAGTTCTCCACCCAGGATGTTGGCACATTTGTTCAGCACATTCATAGACATAATGAAATTCATTATAAGTGTGGTAAATGTCATCATGTATGTTTTACCAAAGGAGAGCTTCAGAAGCACCTTCATATTCATTCTGGTACTTTTCCCTTCACTTGTCAATATTGTAGCTATGGTGCCACCAGGAGAGAACACCTTGTAAGACATGTTATAACTTTGCACAAAGAACAtttatatgcaaaagaaaaactggaaaaagacaaatatgaaaaaagaatggCAAAGACTTCTGCAGGACTTAAGCTAATActgaaaagatataaaataggTGCATCAAGGAAGACGTTCTGGAAACGTAAGAAAATTAACAGTGGAAGTGACAGAAGTATAGAAAAGAACACTCAAGTgcttaagaaaatgaacaaaacacaGACTAAATCTGAAGACCAGAGCCATGTTGTTCAAGAGCATTTAAGTGAAGAAAAGGATGAAAGACCACACTGTGAGAATAATGATAAAGCCCCTGAATCAGAGTCAGAGAAGCCAACTCCTCTGTCCACTGGGCAAGGTAATAGAGCTGAAGAGGGACCAAACGCTAGTTCAGGTTTCATGAAGACTGCTGTACTAGGACCTACACCGAAAAATGTaatgatgaaaaataataaacaagcaGCTTCCCCTAACTATAATGCTAAGTTTATGGGCTTCAAGATGATGGATGGAAAACAGCATATTGTATTAAAATTGGTGCCTATCAAACAAAATGTATGTTCACCAGGCTCACAGTCAGGTGCTGCAAAGGACAGTACTGCTAATTTGCAGCCCCAGACTTTGGACACTAATGGATTTTTAACAGGAGTAACAACTGAGTTAAATGACACAGTTTATATGAAAGCAGCTACTCCATTTTCATGTTCATCTTCTATACTTTCAGGGAAAGCAagttcagaaaaagaaatgactttGATATCTCAAAGGAATAATATGCTTCAAACAATGGATTATGAGAAAAGTGTATCTTCTTTGTCAGCAACATCAGAATTGGTTACAGCATCAGTGAATTTGACCACAAAATTTGAAACAAGAGATAATGTTGACTTCTGGGGAAATCATCTCACTCAGAGTCACCCCGAGGTATTAGGTACCACCATTAAAAGTCCACATAAAGTCAACTGTGTTGCCAAACCAAATGCATACAACAGTGGAGATATGCATAATTATTGCATTAATTATGGCAACTCTGAGTTACCTGTTGAATCCTCCAACCAAGGATCATTACCTTTTCATAATTACTCAAAAGTGAATAATTCTAATAAACGTCGTAGGTTTTCAGGAACAGCAGTGTATGAAAACCCTCAAAGAGAATCTTCATCCAGCAAAACAGTTGTCCAACAACCAATTAGTGAATCATTTTTATCACTAGTGAGGCAGGAGAGCTCAAAACCAGATAGCCTGTTAGCATCTATTAGCCTTTTAAATGATAAAGATGGAACTTTAAAAGCAAAATCTGAAATTGAAGAACAGTATGTTTTAGAAAAAGGACAAAACATTGATGGACAAAACCTGTACAgtaatgaaaatcaaaatttagAGTGTGCGACTGAAAAATCTAAATGGGAAGACTTTTCTAATGTCGATTCACCTATGATGCCTAGAATCACATCTGTTTTCTCTCTCCAGAGCCAACAGGCATCAGAATTTCTGCCACCTGAAGTAAACCAATTGCTTCAGGATGTATTGAAAATAAAACCTGATGTAAAACAAGACTCTAGTAACACTCCAAATAAAGGCTTGCCACTTCATTGTGACCAGCCATTTCAAAAACACGAGAGAGAAGGCAAAATTGTTGAATCTTCGAAAGATTTCAAAGTGCAAGGCATCTTCCGAGTTCCACCTGGCAGTGTGGGTATTAATGTGCCTACAAATgatttgaatttgaaatttggaaaagaaaaacaagtgtcATCAATACCACAAGATGTGAGAGATTCAGAGAAGATGCCTAGAATTTCAGGTTTTGGCACATTACTTAAGACTCAGTCAGATGCGATAATAACACAACAGCTTGTAAAAGACAAACTACGAGCCACCACACACAATTCAGGTTCTTTTTATATGCAGAGTCCACTTTTAAattcagaacaaaaaaaaactataattgTTCAGACTTCAAAAGGATTCTTAATACCATTGAACATTACTAACAAGCCTGGGCTACCGGTTATTCCTGGAAATGCACTTCCATTGGTTAATTCACAAGGTATCCCTGCTTCTCTTTTTGTAAACAAGAAACCTGAGATGATTTTAACACTTAATAATGGGAAACTTGATGGTGTTTCCGCTGTCAAAACCGAGGGTGCCCCAGCTCGTGGAACTGTGACTAAGGAGCCTTGCAAAACACctattttgaaggtagaaccaAACAATAATTGTCTTACACCTGGACTTTGTTCCAGCATTGGCAGTTGTTTGAGCATGAAAAGTAgctcagaaaatactttgccaTTAAAAGGCCCTTACATTTTGAAACCAACGAGTTCTGTGAAAGCTGTTCTTATTCCTAACATGCTATCTGAGCAACAGAGCACTAAGTTGAATATCTCCGGTTCAGTAAAACAGCAGAATGagatttttccaaaaccaccTCTTTATACCTTCTTGCCTGATGGCAAACaagctgtttttttaaagtgtgtgatGCCAAATAAAACTGAGCTGCTTAAGCCCAAATTAGTCCAAAATAGTACTTATCAAAATATACAGCCAAAGAAACCTGAAGGAACACCACAAAGAATATTGCTGAAAATTTTTAACCCTGTTTTAAATGTGACTGCTGCTAATAATCTGTCAGTAAGCAACTCTGCATCCTCATTGCAAAAAGACAACATACCATCTAATCAGATTATAGGAGGAGAGCAGAAAGAGCCAGAATCTTCTAGAGATGCCTTACCCTTCTTACTAGATGACTTAATGCCAGCAAATGAAATTGTGATAACTTCTACGGCAACATGCCCAGAATCTTCTGAGGAACCAATATGTGTCAGTGACTGTTCAGAGTCCAGGGTATTAAGGTGTAAAACAAATTGTACAATTGAGAGGAACTTCAATAGAAAAAAGacttccaaaaaaattttttcaaaaacgaAAACTCATGGAAGTAAAGActctgaaactgcctttgtaTCTAGAAACAGAAACTGTAAACGAAAATGTAGGGATAGTTACCAAGAACCTCCAAGAAGAAAAGCAACATTGCATAGAAAGTGTAAAGAAAAGGCAAAACCTGAAGATGTCCGTGAAACATTTGGATTTAGCAGACCTAGGCTTTCAAAAGATTCCATCAGAACTTTGCGGCTTTTCCCTTTTAGTTCTAAACAGCTTGTGAAATGTCCTAGGAGAAACCAACCAGTTGTAGTTTTGAATCATCCTGACGCAGATGCACCAGAAGTAGTAAGTGTAATGAAAACTATTGCTAAATTTAATGGACATGTACTTAAGGTTTCATTGTCAAAAAGAACTATAAATGCTTTACTGAAACCAGTTTGTTATAACCCTCCTAAAACAACTTATGATGATTTTTCCAAGAGGCACAAAACATTTAAACCTGTTAGTTCTGTGAAAGAAAGATTTGTGCTAAAATTAACACTCAAAAAGACAAGCAAAAACAATTACCAGATTGTGAAGACTAcctctgaaaatattttgaaggctAAATTTAACTGTTGGTTTTGTGGTAGAGTATTTGACAATCAGGATACTTGGGCTGGTCATGGGCAGAGACATTTAATGGAAGCTACTCGGGATTGGAACATGTTAGAATAG
- the ZNF518A gene encoding zinc finger protein 518A isoform X2: protein MPSEQKQLFCDEKQTTLKKDYDVKNEIVDRSAPKPKISGSIHYELKNVKIDLPKINIPNEVLLKHEVDKYRKLFQSKQQTARKSISIKTVSCVEECTLLHKSERAEEEGVKMSAKILNFSCLKCRDNTRYSPNDLQKHFQMWHHGELPSYPCEMCNFSANDFQVFKQHRRTHRSTLVKCDICNNESVYTLLNLTKHFTSTHCVNGNFQCEKCKFSTQDVGTFVQHIHRHNEIHYKCGKCHHVCFTKGELQKHLHIHSGTFPFTCQYCSYGATRREHLVRHVITLHKEHLYAKEKLEKDKYEKRMAKTSAGLKLILKRYKIGASRKTFWKRKKINSGSDRSIEKNTQVLKKMNKTQTKSEDQSHVVQEHLSEEKDERPHCENNDKAPESESEKPTPLSTGQGNRAEEGPNASSGFMKTAVLGPTPKNVMMKNNKQAASPNYNAKFMGFKMMDGKQHIVLKLVPIKQNVCSPGSQSGAAKDSTANLQPQTLDTNGFLTGVTTELNDTVYMKAATPFSCSSSILSGKASSEKEMTLISQRNNMLQTMDYEKSVSSLSATSELVTASVNLTTKFETRDNVDFWGNHLTQSHPEVLGTTIKSPHKVNCVAKPNAYNSGDMHNYCINYGNSELPVESSNQGSLPFHNYSKVNNSNKRRRFSGTAVYENPQRESSSSKTVVQQPISESFLSLVRQESSKPDSLLASISLLNDKDGTLKAKSEIEEQYVLEKGQNIDGQNLYSNENQNLECATEKSKWEDFSNVDSPMMPRITSVFSLQSQQASEFLPPEVNQLLQDVLKIKPDVKQDSSNTPNKGLPLHCDQPFQKHEREGKIVESSKDFKVQGIFRVPPGSVGINVPTNDLNLKFGKEKQVSSIPQDVRDSEKMPRISGFGTLLKTQSDAIITQQLVKDKLRATTHNSGSFYMQSPLLNSEQKKTIIVQTSKGFLIPLNITNKPGLPVIPGNALPLVNSQGIPASLFVNKKPEMILTLNNGKLDGVSAVKTEGAPARGTVTKEPCKTPILKVEPNNNCLTPGLCSSIGSCLSMKSSSENTLPLKGPYILKPTSSVKAVLIPNMLSEQQSTKLNISGSVKQQNEIFPKPPLYTFLPDGKQAVFLKCVMPNKTELLKPKLVQNSTYQNIQPKKPEGTPQRILLKIFNPVLNVTAANNLSVSNSASSLQKDNIPSNQIIGGEQKEPESSRDALPFLLDDLMPANEIVITSTATCPESSEEPICVSDCSESRVLRCKTNCTIERNFNRKKTSKKIFSKTKTHGSKDSETAFVSRNRNCKRKCRDSYQEPPRRKATLHRKCKEKAKPEDVRETFGFSRPRLSKDSIRTLRLFPFSSKQLVKCPRRNQPVVVLNHPDADAPEVVRKQVGEDARITQLEATVLC, encoded by the coding sequence ATGCCATCTGAACAGAAACAGTTATTTTGTGATGAAAaacaaactactttaaaaaaagattatgatGTGAAAAATGAGATAGTTGATAGGTCGGCACCTAAACCAAAAATTTCAGGAAGTATTCATTATGaactaaaaaatgtgaaaattgatttgccaaaaataaatattccaaatGAAGTCCTATTGAAACATGAAGTtgacaaatacagaaaattatttcagagTAAACAGCAGACTGCAAGAAAATCTATCAGTATAAAGACTGTAAGCTGTGTAGAGGAGTGTACATTGCTTCATAAGTCTGAGAGAGCTGAAGAAGAGGGTGTAAAAATGTCTGCAAAAATACTCAATTTCAGCTGTTTAAAATGCCGAGACAACACTCGATATAGCCCAAATGATTTGCAGAAACACTTTCAAATGTGGCACCATGGCGAATTACCTTCATATCCTTGTGAAATGTGCAACTTTTCAGCAAATGACTTTCAGGTATTTAAACAACACAGACGAACCCATAGAAGCACTTTAGTAAAATGTGACATTTGTAACAATGAGAGTGTATATACTTTACTGAACTTGACAAAGCATTTCACATCCACACATTGTGTTAATGgtaattttcaatgtgaaaagtGTAAGTTCTCCACCCAGGATGTTGGCACATTTGTTCAGCACATTCATAGACATAATGAAATTCATTATAAGTGTGGTAAATGTCATCATGTATGTTTTACCAAAGGAGAGCTTCAGAAGCACCTTCATATTCATTCTGGTACTTTTCCCTTCACTTGTCAATATTGTAGCTATGGTGCCACCAGGAGAGAACACCTTGTAAGACATGTTATAACTTTGCACAAAGAACAtttatatgcaaaagaaaaactggaaaaagacaaatatgaaaaaagaatggCAAAGACTTCTGCAGGACTTAAGCTAATActgaaaagatataaaataggTGCATCAAGGAAGACGTTCTGGAAACGTAAGAAAATTAACAGTGGAAGTGACAGAAGTATAGAAAAGAACACTCAAGTgcttaagaaaatgaacaaaacacaGACTAAATCTGAAGACCAGAGCCATGTTGTTCAAGAGCATTTAAGTGAAGAAAAGGATGAAAGACCACACTGTGAGAATAATGATAAAGCCCCTGAATCAGAGTCAGAGAAGCCAACTCCTCTGTCCACTGGGCAAGGTAATAGAGCTGAAGAGGGACCAAACGCTAGTTCAGGTTTCATGAAGACTGCTGTACTAGGACCTACACCGAAAAATGTaatgatgaaaaataataaacaagcaGCTTCCCCTAACTATAATGCTAAGTTTATGGGCTTCAAGATGATGGATGGAAAACAGCATATTGTATTAAAATTGGTGCCTATCAAACAAAATGTATGTTCACCAGGCTCACAGTCAGGTGCTGCAAAGGACAGTACTGCTAATTTGCAGCCCCAGACTTTGGACACTAATGGATTTTTAACAGGAGTAACAACTGAGTTAAATGACACAGTTTATATGAAAGCAGCTACTCCATTTTCATGTTCATCTTCTATACTTTCAGGGAAAGCAagttcagaaaaagaaatgactttGATATCTCAAAGGAATAATATGCTTCAAACAATGGATTATGAGAAAAGTGTATCTTCTTTGTCAGCAACATCAGAATTGGTTACAGCATCAGTGAATTTGACCACAAAATTTGAAACAAGAGATAATGTTGACTTCTGGGGAAATCATCTCACTCAGAGTCACCCCGAGGTATTAGGTACCACCATTAAAAGTCCACATAAAGTCAACTGTGTTGCCAAACCAAATGCATACAACAGTGGAGATATGCATAATTATTGCATTAATTATGGCAACTCTGAGTTACCTGTTGAATCCTCCAACCAAGGATCATTACCTTTTCATAATTACTCAAAAGTGAATAATTCTAATAAACGTCGTAGGTTTTCAGGAACAGCAGTGTATGAAAACCCTCAAAGAGAATCTTCATCCAGCAAAACAGTTGTCCAACAACCAATTAGTGAATCATTTTTATCACTAGTGAGGCAGGAGAGCTCAAAACCAGATAGCCTGTTAGCATCTATTAGCCTTTTAAATGATAAAGATGGAACTTTAAAAGCAAAATCTGAAATTGAAGAACAGTATGTTTTAGAAAAAGGACAAAACATTGATGGACAAAACCTGTACAgtaatgaaaatcaaaatttagAGTGTGCGACTGAAAAATCTAAATGGGAAGACTTTTCTAATGTCGATTCACCTATGATGCCTAGAATCACATCTGTTTTCTCTCTCCAGAGCCAACAGGCATCAGAATTTCTGCCACCTGAAGTAAACCAATTGCTTCAGGATGTATTGAAAATAAAACCTGATGTAAAACAAGACTCTAGTAACACTCCAAATAAAGGCTTGCCACTTCATTGTGACCAGCCATTTCAAAAACACGAGAGAGAAGGCAAAATTGTTGAATCTTCGAAAGATTTCAAAGTGCAAGGCATCTTCCGAGTTCCACCTGGCAGTGTGGGTATTAATGTGCCTACAAATgatttgaatttgaaatttggaaaagaaaaacaagtgtcATCAATACCACAAGATGTGAGAGATTCAGAGAAGATGCCTAGAATTTCAGGTTTTGGCACATTACTTAAGACTCAGTCAGATGCGATAATAACACAACAGCTTGTAAAAGACAAACTACGAGCCACCACACACAATTCAGGTTCTTTTTATATGCAGAGTCCACTTTTAAattcagaacaaaaaaaaactataattgTTCAGACTTCAAAAGGATTCTTAATACCATTGAACATTACTAACAAGCCTGGGCTACCGGTTATTCCTGGAAATGCACTTCCATTGGTTAATTCACAAGGTATCCCTGCTTCTCTTTTTGTAAACAAGAAACCTGAGATGATTTTAACACTTAATAATGGGAAACTTGATGGTGTTTCCGCTGTCAAAACCGAGGGTGCCCCAGCTCGTGGAACTGTGACTAAGGAGCCTTGCAAAACACctattttgaaggtagaaccaAACAATAATTGTCTTACACCTGGACTTTGTTCCAGCATTGGCAGTTGTTTGAGCATGAAAAGTAgctcagaaaatactttgccaTTAAAAGGCCCTTACATTTTGAAACCAACGAGTTCTGTGAAAGCTGTTCTTATTCCTAACATGCTATCTGAGCAACAGAGCACTAAGTTGAATATCTCCGGTTCAGTAAAACAGCAGAATGagatttttccaaaaccaccTCTTTATACCTTCTTGCCTGATGGCAAACaagctgtttttttaaagtgtgtgatGCCAAATAAAACTGAGCTGCTTAAGCCCAAATTAGTCCAAAATAGTACTTATCAAAATATACAGCCAAAGAAACCTGAAGGAACACCACAAAGAATATTGCTGAAAATTTTTAACCCTGTTTTAAATGTGACTGCTGCTAATAATCTGTCAGTAAGCAACTCTGCATCCTCATTGCAAAAAGACAACATACCATCTAATCAGATTATAGGAGGAGAGCAGAAAGAGCCAGAATCTTCTAGAGATGCCTTACCCTTCTTACTAGATGACTTAATGCCAGCAAATGAAATTGTGATAACTTCTACGGCAACATGCCCAGAATCTTCTGAGGAACCAATATGTGTCAGTGACTGTTCAGAGTCCAGGGTATTAAGGTGTAAAACAAATTGTACAATTGAGAGGAACTTCAATAGAAAAAAGacttccaaaaaaattttttcaaaaacgaAAACTCATGGAAGTAAAGActctgaaactgcctttgtaTCTAGAAACAGAAACTGTAAACGAAAATGTAGGGATAGTTACCAAGAACCTCCAAGAAGAAAAGCAACATTGCATAGAAAGTGTAAAGAAAAGGCAAAACCTGAAGATGTCCGTGAAACATTTGGATTTAGCAGACCTAGGCTTTCAAAAGATTCCATCAGAACTTTGCGGCTTTTCCCTTTTAGTTCTAAACAGCTTGTGAAATGTCCTAGGAGAAACCAACCAGTTGTAGTTTTGAATCATCCTGACGCAGATGCACCAGAAGTA